From one Mycolicibacterium sp. HK-90 genomic stretch:
- a CDS encoding ester cyclase produces MADDQNKAISRRVWEVFASGDLNELDDLVAPGAAFHDTQDPFGDQRGPEHMRNLMGMYRKSFSNMRFDIKNQIAEGDYVCTMIEAQGDNTGEIMGQPATGKHSRINLTDVDRIEDGKIAESWVTWDTLGMLQQLGLIPAGAQQTTTPA; encoded by the coding sequence ATGGCCGATGACCAGAACAAGGCGATTTCCCGACGCGTATGGGAGGTATTTGCCTCCGGCGACCTGAACGAGCTCGACGACCTCGTCGCCCCCGGCGCCGCCTTCCACGACACCCAGGATCCGTTCGGCGATCAACGCGGCCCCGAACACATGAGGAACCTGATGGGGATGTACCGGAAGTCCTTCTCGAACATGAGATTCGACATCAAGAACCAGATCGCCGAGGGTGACTACGTCTGCACCATGATCGAGGCGCAGGGCGACAACACCGGTGAGATCATGGGCCAGCCGGCCACCGGCAAGCACAGCCGGATCAACCTGACCGATGTCGACCGGATCGAGGACGGGAAAATCGCCGAGAGCTGGGTCACCTGGGACACCTTGGGCATGCTGCAGCAACTCGGTCTGATCCCCGCGGGAGCACAGCAGACGACGACACCGGCGTAG
- a CDS encoding acyl-CoA dehydrogenase family protein — MSIWTTPEREALRKTVRTFAEREVLPHASEWERTGELPRELHRKAGEAGLLGANFPESAGGGGGDGADAVIICEEMHYAGSPGGVFASLFTCGIAVPHMIASGDERLIETYVKPTLRGEKIGSLAITEPGGGSDVGHLTTRAVRDGDDYILNGAKTYITSGVRADYVVTASRTGGPGAAGVSLIVVDKGTPGFEVSRKLDKMGWRSSDTAELSYTDVRVPVANLIGAENSGFFQIAAAFVSERVGLAVQAYASAQRCLDLTVEWCRNRETFGKPLISRQSVQNTLAEMARRIDVARVYTRHVVERQLAGEANLITEVCFAKNTAVETGEWVANQAVQLFGGMGYMAESEVERQYRDMRILGIGGGTTEILTSLAAKTLGFQS; from the coding sequence GTGAGTATCTGGACCACCCCCGAACGCGAGGCACTGCGCAAGACCGTGCGAACCTTCGCCGAACGCGAGGTGCTGCCCCACGCTTCCGAGTGGGAACGCACCGGTGAGCTCCCCCGCGAACTGCACCGCAAGGCCGGCGAGGCCGGTCTGCTGGGGGCCAACTTCCCCGAGTCCGCCGGCGGTGGCGGTGGCGACGGGGCCGACGCCGTGATCATCTGCGAGGAAATGCATTACGCGGGCTCACCCGGCGGTGTGTTCGCCTCGCTGTTCACCTGTGGCATCGCGGTGCCGCACATGATCGCCTCCGGCGACGAGCGGCTGATCGAGACGTACGTGAAGCCGACGCTGCGCGGCGAAAAGATCGGCTCGCTGGCCATCACCGAACCGGGCGGTGGCTCTGACGTCGGACACCTGACCACGCGCGCAGTTCGAGATGGCGACGACTACATCCTCAACGGCGCCAAGACCTACATCACCTCGGGCGTGCGCGCGGATTACGTCGTCACCGCGTCACGCACCGGTGGCCCCGGCGCCGCCGGCGTCTCTCTGATCGTGGTGGACAAGGGCACGCCTGGCTTTGAGGTCAGCCGCAAGCTCGACAAGATGGGTTGGCGCTCAAGCGATACCGCCGAGCTGTCCTACACCGACGTGCGGGTACCCGTCGCGAATTTGATCGGGGCGGAGAACTCCGGGTTCTTCCAGATCGCCGCGGCATTCGTGTCGGAGCGGGTCGGTTTGGCCGTGCAGGCGTATGCCAGCGCGCAGCGCTGCCTGGACCTGACCGTGGAGTGGTGCCGCAACCGCGAAACCTTCGGCAAGCCCCTGATCTCCCGGCAGTCGGTGCAGAACACACTGGCCGAGATGGCCCGTCGGATCGACGTAGCGCGGGTGTACACGCGACACGTGGTCGAACGGCAGCTGGCCGGCGAGGCGAACCTCATCACCGAGGTGTGCTTCGCCAAGAACACCGCGGTCGAGACCGGCGAATGGGTGGCCAATCAGGCGGTCCAGTTGTTCGGCGGGATGGGCTACATGGCCGAGTCCGAGGTCGAGCGGCAGTACCGCGACATGCGCATCCTGGGTATCGGTGGCGGCACCACCGAGATCCTGACCTCGTTGGCTGCCAAGACATTGGGGTTCCAGTCATGA
- a CDS encoding biotin carboxylase N-terminal domain-containing protein, with amino-acid sequence MKTVLVANRGEIARRVFETCRRLGIGTVAVYTDPDAASPHVAEADARVRLEGNNGYLDSAQIIAAARASGADAIHPGYGFLSENPDFAAAVIDAGLTWIGPPVNAVQAMGSKIEAKKMMAAAGVPVLTELDPSTVTTDQLPVLVKASAGGGGRGMRVVRELADLPGEVAAAQREAQSAFGDPTVFCERYLAAGHHVEVQVLADEHGTVWAVGERECSIQRRHQKVIEEAPSPLVERTPGMREKLFDAARLAAEAIGYAGAGTVEFMADEQGDFFFLEMNTRLQVEHPVTEATTGLDLVELQILVADGGRLDPEPPPSRGSSIEARLYAEDPAKGWQPQAGAVHRFEVPGQVRVDTGIEDGSVVSIFYDPMLAKVISYAPTRRQAATVLADALARTRIHGLRTNRDLLVNVLRHPAFLDGATDTAFFDTHGLDALAAPLADAGAVTLSAIAAALADAANNRSNAKVFGAAPSGWRNLASGYQSRTYRDAAGDDVPVRYRFTRIGVELPDDDGVSLVSATPDRVVLSVNGVERAFDVAGYGEQVFVDSPLGPVQFTALPRFPDPDSAVAHGSLLAPMPGSVVRVGAAVGDTVTAGQPLIWLEAMKMEHTIAAPEDGVLAELNVAAGQQVEVGAVLARVETPEGEQS; translated from the coding sequence ATGAAGACAGTGCTCGTCGCCAACCGCGGCGAGATCGCCCGCCGGGTGTTCGAGACCTGCCGCCGCCTCGGCATCGGCACGGTCGCTGTGTACACCGACCCCGACGCCGCTTCCCCGCACGTCGCCGAGGCCGACGCGCGGGTGCGCCTGGAGGGCAACAACGGCTATCTCGATTCCGCGCAGATCATCGCAGCAGCCCGGGCTTCGGGTGCTGACGCCATCCATCCCGGCTACGGATTCCTTTCCGAGAACCCGGATTTCGCCGCTGCGGTGATCGACGCCGGGCTGACCTGGATCGGTCCGCCGGTGAACGCCGTGCAGGCGATGGGCTCCAAGATCGAAGCCAAGAAGATGATGGCCGCGGCCGGCGTTCCGGTGCTGACCGAGCTCGACCCGTCGACCGTGACGACCGATCAGCTGCCCGTGCTGGTGAAAGCATCGGCCGGTGGTGGCGGCCGAGGCATGCGGGTGGTACGCGAACTCGCCGATCTGCCAGGCGAAGTCGCCGCGGCCCAGCGCGAGGCACAGTCGGCCTTCGGTGACCCGACGGTGTTCTGCGAGCGCTACCTAGCCGCCGGCCATCACGTCGAGGTGCAGGTACTCGCCGATGAGCACGGCACCGTGTGGGCAGTCGGTGAGCGCGAATGCTCGATCCAGCGTCGTCACCAAAAGGTCATCGAGGAGGCTCCGTCGCCCCTCGTGGAGCGCACGCCGGGGATGCGGGAGAAGTTGTTCGACGCGGCCCGCCTGGCCGCCGAGGCGATCGGCTACGCCGGTGCGGGCACCGTCGAGTTCATGGCGGACGAGCAGGGTGACTTCTTCTTCCTGGAGATGAACACCCGCCTGCAGGTGGAACATCCGGTCACCGAGGCCACCACCGGCCTGGATCTGGTCGAACTGCAGATCCTGGTCGCCGACGGAGGACGGCTCGATCCCGAACCCCCGCCATCGCGCGGGTCCTCCATCGAAGCCCGCCTGTACGCCGAGGACCCGGCCAAGGGCTGGCAGCCGCAGGCCGGCGCCGTGCACCGATTCGAGGTGCCCGGGCAGGTGCGTGTCGACACGGGTATCGAGGACGGCTCGGTGGTGTCGATCTTCTACGACCCGATGCTGGCCAAGGTCATCTCGTACGCGCCCACACGCCGCCAGGCCGCCACCGTGCTTGCCGACGCCTTGGCCCGCACCCGGATCCACGGATTGCGCACCAACCGGGACCTGCTGGTGAACGTGCTGCGGCATCCCGCGTTCCTGGACGGGGCCACCGACACCGCGTTCTTCGACACCCACGGGCTCGATGCCCTGGCTGCTCCGCTGGCCGATGCGGGGGCGGTGACGCTGTCGGCGATCGCGGCCGCGCTGGCCGACGCCGCGAACAACCGCAGCAACGCAAAGGTTTTCGGGGCCGCACCCAGCGGTTGGCGCAATCTTGCCTCCGGATACCAGTCGCGCACGTACCGCGATGCCGCGGGCGATGACGTCCCGGTGCGCTACCGGTTCACCCGCATCGGGGTCGAGTTGCCCGACGACGACGGGGTTTCCCTGGTGTCGGCGACGCCGGACCGAGTGGTGTTGTCAGTCAACGGCGTCGAGCGCGCGTTCGATGTGGCCGGATACGGCGAGCAGGTGTTCGTCGACTCCCCTCTGGGACCAGTGCAGTTCACCGCCCTGCCCCGCTTCCCCGATCCGGATTCCGCGGTCGCCCACGGTTCGCTGCTGGCGCCGATGCCCGGCTCGGTGGTGCGCGTCGGCGCGGCCGTCGGCGATACCGTCACGGCCGGACAACCGCTGATCTGGCTGGAAGCCATGAAGATGGAACACACCATCGCCGCCCCCGAAGACGGAGTGCTGGCCGAACTCAATGTCGCCGCGGGCCAGCAGGTCGAGGTCGGCGCCGTCCTTGCCCGTGTAGAGACCCCTGAAGGAGAACAGTCATGA
- a CDS encoding isoprenylcysteine carboxylmethyltransferase family protein: protein MTERRLWWRHTISVLIAPATMTVFIPAAIIALTGVEAPDLSTTPGLLLGIAGAALIAFGLWFLVWTVILFDRIGKGALAIGSPVNLVVEGPYRHVRNPMMTAVFAIQLGTAVATGSPWLYGWFALFCTLVAIAIPVFEEPHLRRRFGAQYDEFRRNVPRWIPRVTPWNPVYVGSDSTAA from the coding sequence ATGACGGAACGACGGCTGTGGTGGCGGCACACGATTTCGGTTCTGATCGCCCCGGCGACCATGACGGTGTTCATCCCGGCCGCGATCATCGCGTTGACCGGCGTCGAGGCACCCGACCTGAGCACCACTCCGGGGCTGCTGCTCGGGATCGCGGGCGCCGCGCTGATCGCGTTCGGGCTGTGGTTCCTGGTGTGGACGGTGATCCTGTTCGACCGCATCGGCAAGGGTGCGCTGGCCATCGGATCGCCGGTCAACCTCGTCGTGGAGGGCCCATACCGGCACGTCCGCAATCCGATGATGACCGCCGTGTTCGCGATTCAGCTCGGTACCGCGGTCGCTACGGGGTCGCCTTGGTTGTACGGCTGGTTCGCCCTGTTCTGCACCCTCGTCGCGATCGCGATCCCGGTCTTCGAGGAACCGCATCTTCGCCGGCGTTTCGGTGCCCAGTACGACGAATTCCGCCGGAACGTTCCGCGGTGGATTCCGCGGGTCACCCCGTGGAATCCCGTGTATGTGGGCTCGGATTCCACCGCAGCGTAG
- a CDS encoding PE-PPE domain-containing protein, which translates to MISQPTPPRLNKAKAAATAAAVVATTAALTAGLGFSAPEALAAHNRSVQAEVELTADAGQIPDIVGLYGVGPIFWTAQILGITPENVIKAAGGLTGNTALADTVIGLLNLIDAVSPIEAGVKGPMPSDVYDAVNGLTYTTDALAQLLGVRDGSVMDKIIDWLVGNAPILNQRRAIILSESLGGLTTSLAYRDMINAVQSDDPNWGVGVTGQWLIFVNNVSRPGGGLFALATPFTNLFGLNLTTPDAGSYTNPDKTKVLNTSILDITWAYNPLSDAPTTLNPLAWANAAAAGVFLTYLLPDEDNNIGNHVLPKLIAGIADGVKVMVDPTGGQGTSLIPGLGKLLDSLGIKILDFPGTATYITYDSGNLPLLEPFRVAPHLLNLIPGVDIPTPLTDSIEPALRKLVNMGYQDVNPANLERTFGEAGEQAYLWHSPLTPTQQLAAGEIVFDALIDGIQANALNPEAWTPKLPGADFKPIVQNAVTVAAMKAMSDALEAVQDGADPVFDAVEKGLSPVTTALDGVNAQIEAAIDGIMKVNGTAADKRSGKQAITSVPESGSLLKTLSLEAPEAVAEGTQTEDSDAKPTPVKDALKGLGSEKDSFKGKKAKTKARHAADSKDPIKKTVKETVAKVRDAVDDAAKDIKNATEDVQKSKKKAKAQTKEKNEKSADAAA; encoded by the coding sequence TTGATCTCACAGCCCACCCCTCCCCGTCTGAACAAAGCCAAGGCAGCCGCCACCGCGGCAGCGGTCGTCGCCACCACGGCAGCGTTGACCGCAGGTCTCGGATTCTCCGCCCCAGAAGCGCTCGCAGCCCACAACCGCAGCGTGCAAGCGGAAGTCGAGCTGACCGCCGACGCCGGCCAGATCCCCGACATCGTCGGGCTCTACGGGGTCGGCCCGATCTTCTGGACCGCACAGATCCTCGGGATAACCCCCGAGAACGTGATCAAGGCCGCGGGCGGCTTGACCGGAAACACGGCGTTGGCCGACACCGTCATCGGGCTGCTGAACCTGATCGACGCCGTCTCACCGATCGAGGCCGGCGTGAAGGGCCCGATGCCGAGCGATGTGTACGACGCAGTGAATGGGCTGACGTACACCACCGACGCCCTGGCACAGCTGCTCGGTGTCCGCGACGGGTCGGTGATGGACAAGATCATCGACTGGCTTGTCGGCAACGCACCGATCCTGAATCAGCGTCGCGCCATCATCCTGTCCGAGAGCCTGGGCGGGCTGACCACATCGCTGGCCTACCGCGACATGATCAATGCGGTGCAGTCCGACGACCCGAACTGGGGCGTCGGCGTGACGGGCCAATGGCTGATCTTCGTCAACAACGTCAGCCGCCCCGGCGGTGGATTGTTCGCCTTGGCAACACCTTTCACAAACCTGTTCGGGCTGAACCTCACCACACCCGATGCGGGCAGCTACACCAACCCCGACAAGACCAAGGTCCTGAACACCTCGATCCTCGACATCACCTGGGCCTACAACCCGCTGTCGGATGCGCCGACCACGCTGAACCCGCTGGCCTGGGCCAACGCAGCCGCGGCCGGGGTCTTCCTCACGTATCTCCTGCCTGACGAGGACAACAACATCGGCAACCACGTGCTGCCGAAGTTGATCGCCGGCATCGCCGATGGCGTGAAGGTGATGGTCGACCCCACCGGCGGACAGGGCACCTCGCTGATCCCAGGCCTCGGCAAGCTGTTGGACAGTCTTGGGATCAAAATCCTCGATTTCCCGGGCACTGCCACCTACATCACCTACGACTCTGGCAACCTGCCGTTGCTCGAGCCGTTCCGGGTGGCCCCGCACCTGTTGAATCTGATTCCGGGCGTTGACATCCCGACTCCACTGACCGACAGCATCGAGCCCGCGCTGCGGAAGCTGGTGAACATGGGCTACCAGGACGTCAATCCGGCGAACCTGGAGCGCACGTTCGGAGAGGCCGGCGAACAGGCCTACCTGTGGCACTCGCCGCTCACCCCGACACAGCAGCTGGCCGCCGGTGAGATCGTGTTCGACGCGCTGATCGACGGCATTCAGGCCAACGCGCTGAATCCGGAGGCCTGGACCCCGAAACTTCCTGGGGCGGATTTCAAACCGATCGTGCAGAACGCCGTGACGGTGGCGGCGATGAAAGCGATGTCCGACGCATTGGAAGCGGTGCAGGACGGGGCCGACCCGGTCTTCGATGCCGTCGAGAAGGGCCTGTCCCCGGTTACCACCGCCCTGGACGGGGTCAATGCTCAGATCGAGGCCGCGATCGACGGCATCATGAAGGTCAACGGCACCGCGGCCGACAAGCGGTCCGGCAAGCAGGCCATCACGTCCGTCCCGGAGAGCGGCAGCCTGCTGAAGACGCTGAGCCTCGAGGCCCCCGAAGCGGTGGCTGAAGGCACCCAGACCGAGGACTCCGACGCCAAACCCACGCCGGTCAAGGATGCCCTCAAAGGCCTTGGTTCGGAAAAGGATTCGTTCAAGGGCAAGAAGGCCAAGACCAAGGCCCGTCACGCTGCCGATTCGAAGGATCCGATCAAGAAGACGGTCAAGGAGACCGTTGCCAAGGTGCGTGACGCCGTCGATGATGCCGCCAAGGACATCAAGAACGCCACCGAGGACGTGCAGAAGTCGAAGAAGAAGGCCAAGGCCCAGACCAAGGAGAAGAACGAGAAGTCGGCCGACGCTGCCGCGTAA
- a CDS encoding TetR family transcriptional regulator, protein MSETRRSGRWRTGQQNKQRIIEAAREHFMRDGYEQATVRRIASDAGVDVAMVYYFFGNKEGLFTASVIDIPEHPLHQLSGLLDEGRDEIGARLIRHFVERWDEGAMFDPLLTVWRSASMQPLARKLLHDTLAGPVAERVAAEFGVDKAELRVELVTVHLLGLAFARYQLKIEPIASVGVDELIEWMGPTVQRYLTDPNP, encoded by the coding sequence ATGTCGGAGACGCGTCGGAGCGGGCGCTGGCGGACGGGCCAACAGAACAAGCAGCGCATCATCGAGGCGGCGCGCGAACACTTCATGCGCGACGGCTACGAGCAGGCCACGGTGCGTCGGATCGCGTCCGACGCCGGCGTGGACGTGGCGATGGTCTACTACTTCTTCGGCAACAAGGAAGGCCTGTTCACGGCGTCCGTCATCGACATTCCCGAGCACCCGCTACACCAGTTGTCGGGGCTGCTGGATGAGGGACGCGACGAGATCGGGGCCCGGCTCATCCGGCATTTCGTCGAACGGTGGGATGAGGGCGCCATGTTCGACCCCTTGCTGACGGTATGGCGCTCGGCGAGCATGCAACCGCTGGCCCGCAAGCTGCTCCACGACACCCTGGCCGGACCGGTCGCCGAGCGAGTGGCCGCCGAGTTCGGTGTGGACAAGGCCGAGCTGCGCGTCGAGTTGGTCACCGTCCATCTGCTGGGTCTCGCGTTCGCGCGCTACCAGCTCAAGATCGAACCGATCGCGTCGGTCGGCGTAGACGAACTGATCGAGTGGATGGGGCCGACCGTGCAGCGATACCTCACTGACCCGAATCCGTGA
- a CDS encoding acyl-CoA dehydrogenase family protein encodes MSFIETDEQKALRQAVAAMAANYGQDYYLEKARSGQHTTELWNEAGKLGFIGVNLPEEYGGGGAGMYELSMVMEEMSAAGSALLMMVVSPAINGTIISKFGTEEQKKRWIPGIADGSITMAFAITEPDAGSNSHRITTTARRDGSDWILKGQKTFISGIDQAQAVLVVGRAYKEGAHKSESLRPALFVVPTDTPGLNWTKIEMEIISPESQFQVFLDDVRLPADALVGSEDAAIAQLFAGLNPERIMGAASAVGVGRFAINKAVDYVKTRQVWKVPVGAHQGISHPLAQNHIEVELAKLMMQKAATLYDAGDDFGAAEAANMAKYAAGEASVRAVDQAVQSLGGNGLTKEYGIAAAVTASKLARIAPVSREMILNFVAQTSLGLPRSY; translated from the coding sequence ATGAGCTTCATCGAGACCGACGAACAGAAGGCCCTGCGCCAGGCGGTGGCCGCGATGGCCGCCAACTACGGCCAGGACTACTACCTGGAGAAGGCGCGCTCCGGCCAGCACACCACCGAATTGTGGAATGAGGCAGGCAAGCTCGGATTCATCGGAGTGAACCTGCCCGAGGAATACGGCGGCGGCGGCGCCGGCATGTACGAGCTGTCCATGGTGATGGAAGAGATGTCGGCGGCCGGGTCGGCACTGCTGATGATGGTGGTCTCCCCCGCGATCAACGGCACGATCATCTCCAAGTTCGGCACGGAGGAACAGAAGAAGCGGTGGATTCCCGGTATCGCCGACGGGTCCATCACCATGGCCTTCGCGATCACCGAGCCTGATGCGGGTTCCAACAGCCACCGCATCACCACCACCGCGCGCCGCGACGGCAGCGACTGGATCCTCAAGGGCCAGAAGACGTTCATCTCCGGCATCGACCAGGCCCAGGCCGTGCTCGTCGTCGGCCGCGCCTACAAAGAGGGAGCCCACAAGTCGGAATCTCTCCGTCCCGCACTGTTCGTCGTCCCGACCGACACCCCGGGCCTGAACTGGACCAAGATCGAGATGGAGATCATCAGCCCGGAAAGCCAGTTCCAGGTGTTCCTCGACGACGTCCGCCTGCCCGCCGATGCACTTGTCGGTTCGGAGGATGCCGCGATCGCGCAGTTGTTCGCGGGTCTGAACCCCGAACGCATCATGGGTGCGGCCAGCGCGGTGGGTGTGGGTCGGTTCGCCATCAACAAGGCAGTCGACTATGTGAAGACCCGCCAGGTATGGAAAGTCCCAGTAGGTGCACATCAAGGTATCTCGCATCCCTTGGCGCAGAACCACATCGAAGTCGAGCTGGCCAAGCTGATGATGCAGAAGGCCGCCACGCTGTATGACGCCGGCGACGACTTCGGCGCGGCCGAGGCGGCCAACATGGCCAAGTACGCGGCGGGTGAGGCGTCGGTGCGGGCGGTCGATCAGGCCGTGCAGTCCCTGGGCGGCAACGGCCTGACCAAGGAGTACGGCATCGCCGCTGCGGTCACCGCGTCAAAGCTGGCGCGGATCGCGCCGGTGAGCCGGGAGATGATCCTGAACTTCGTCGCGCAGACCTCGCTCGGACTGCCTCGGTCGTACTGA
- a CDS encoding enoyl-CoA hydratase family protein encodes MNALVHYEVDGAVARLTLDSPHNRNALSTALVTQLHQGLDAAAADPRVRVVVLGHSGGTFCAGADLSEAAGQDPGDVAVDRAREMTKTLRAILELPIPVIGAIDGHVRAGGMGLIGACDLVVAGPASTFALTEARIGVAPSIISLTLLPKMTARAAGRYFVTGEKFGAAEAAEIGLITVAADDVEGTVAELTAEIAKGSPQGLATSKALTTASILRGFDALAEDLTRQSAQLFVSDEAREGMMAFLQKRPPSWTV; translated from the coding sequence ATGAACGCACTCGTCCACTACGAGGTTGACGGTGCCGTTGCCCGGCTGACGCTGGATTCCCCGCACAACCGCAATGCGCTGTCCACGGCCCTGGTCACCCAGCTGCACCAGGGCCTGGACGCGGCGGCCGCCGATCCGCGGGTGCGGGTGGTGGTGCTCGGCCACAGCGGTGGAACGTTCTGCGCCGGAGCTGATCTGAGTGAGGCGGCCGGTCAGGATCCCGGCGATGTCGCGGTCGACCGGGCCCGGGAGATGACCAAGACGCTGCGGGCCATTCTGGAACTGCCGATTCCGGTCATCGGCGCGATCGACGGACACGTGCGGGCCGGCGGGATGGGCCTGATAGGGGCATGCGATCTCGTCGTCGCCGGTCCAGCGAGTACGTTCGCGTTGACCGAGGCTCGTATCGGCGTTGCGCCGTCGATCATTTCGCTGACGCTGCTGCCGAAGATGACCGCACGCGCCGCGGGACGCTACTTCGTCACCGGGGAGAAGTTCGGCGCCGCCGAGGCGGCCGAGATCGGGCTGATCACTGTGGCCGCCGACGATGTCGAGGGCACCGTGGCAGAGCTGACGGCCGAGATCGCGAAGGGTTCACCGCAGGGGCTGGCGACGTCGAAGGCGTTGACCACGGCGTCGATCCTGCGTGGGTTCGACGCGCTGGCCGAGGATCTGACCCGGCAGTCCGCGCAGTTGTTCGTCTCGGACGAGGCCCGCGAAGGCATGATGGCGTTCCTGCAGAAGCGCCCACCGAGCTGGACTGTGTGA
- a CDS encoding acyl-CoA carboxylase subunit beta — MTTLKSTIDPGSPAFLEAAEVMTTKLAELDAEHAKALAGGGPKYVDRHHGRGKLTARERVELLLDPDAPFLELSPLAAWGSDFTVGASVVCGIGAVEGVECLIVANDPTVKGGTSNPWTLKKILRANQIAMENRLPVISLVESGGADLPTQKEIFIPGGQMFRDLTRLSAAGIPTISLVFGNSTAGGAYIPGMSDHVVMIKERSKVFLAGPPLVKMATGEESDDESLGGAEMHSRTSGLGDYLANDELDAIRIGRRIVARLNWRKRGPVPAPVVEPLFDPEELIGIVPADLRIPFDPRDVIARIVDGSDFDEFKPLYGSSLVTGWATLYGYPVGILANARGVLFSEESQKATQFIQLANRSDTPLLFLHNTTGYMVGKQYEEGGMIKHGSMMINAVSNSTVPHISLLLGASYGAGHYGMCGRAYDPRFLFAWPSSKSAVMGGTQLAGVLSIVSRAAAEARGQQVDEAADAALRAAVEAQIEAESLPTFLSGRLYDDGVIDPRDTRTVLGMCLSAIANAPIEGTSNFGVFRM, encoded by the coding sequence ATGACCACACTCAAGTCCACGATCGATCCCGGCTCCCCCGCCTTCCTCGAGGCCGCCGAGGTGATGACGACCAAGCTCGCCGAACTCGACGCCGAGCACGCCAAGGCCCTGGCCGGCGGTGGCCCCAAGTATGTGGACCGCCACCACGGCCGTGGCAAGCTCACCGCACGGGAGCGGGTCGAGCTGCTGCTGGATCCGGATGCACCGTTTCTCGAACTGAGCCCGTTGGCGGCCTGGGGCAGTGATTTCACCGTGGGCGCCAGCGTCGTCTGCGGCATCGGCGCCGTCGAGGGTGTCGAGTGCCTGATCGTCGCCAACGACCCGACGGTCAAGGGCGGCACCAGTAACCCGTGGACGCTCAAGAAGATCCTGCGCGCCAACCAGATCGCGATGGAGAACCGGCTGCCGGTGATCTCCCTGGTCGAGTCCGGCGGCGCGGACCTGCCGACGCAGAAGGAGATCTTCATCCCGGGCGGGCAGATGTTCCGTGACCTGACCCGGTTGTCGGCCGCGGGCATCCCGACGATCTCGCTGGTGTTCGGTAACTCCACCGCGGGCGGCGCCTACATCCCCGGCATGTCCGACCACGTGGTGATGATCAAGGAACGCTCCAAGGTGTTCCTGGCCGGCCCGCCGCTGGTGAAGATGGCCACCGGCGAGGAGTCCGACGACGAGTCGCTCGGCGGAGCCGAGATGCACTCCCGCACTTCGGGTCTCGGTGACTACCTGGCGAATGACGAGCTCGATGCGATCCGCATCGGCCGGCGCATCGTGGCCCGGCTGAACTGGCGCAAGCGGGGCCCGGTCCCCGCGCCGGTGGTCGAGCCGCTGTTCGATCCCGAGGAACTGATCGGCATCGTTCCCGCCGATCTGCGGATCCCGTTCGACCCGCGCGATGTGATCGCCCGCATCGTCGACGGCTCCGATTTCGACGAGTTCAAGCCGCTGTACGGGTCATCTCTGGTGACGGGTTGGGCCACGCTGTACGGCTACCCGGTCGGCATCCTGGCCAATGCCCGCGGAGTGCTGTTCAGTGAGGAGTCGCAGAAGGCCACCCAGTTCATCCAGCTGGCCAACCGCTCTGACACCCCGCTTCTGTTCCTGCACAACACCACCGGCTACATGGTGGGCAAGCAGTACGAAGAGGGCGGCATGATCAAGCACGGGTCGATGATGATCAACGCAGTGTCCAACTCGACGGTGCCGCACATCTCGCTGTTGCTCGGCGCCTCCTACGGCGCGGGCCACTACGGCATGTGCGGCCGGGCGTACGATCCCCGCTTCCTGTTCGCCTGGCCGTCGTCCAAGTCCGCGGTGATGGGTGGCACCCAGCTGGCCGGCGTGCTCTCGATCGTCAGCCGCGCCGCCGCCGAGGCCCGCGGTCAACAGGTCGACGAGGCCGCCGACGCGGCGCTGCGGGCAGCCGTCGAGGCCCAGATCGAGGCCGAGTCATTGCCGACGTTCCTGTCCGGCCGGTTGTACGACGACGGTGTGATCGATCCCCGCGACACCCGCACGGTGTTGGGAATGTGCTTGTCCGCCATCGCGAATGCGCCGATCGAGGGGACGTCGAACTTCGGCGTCTTCAGGATGTGA